One Chloroflexota bacterium genomic region harbors:
- the acs gene encoding acetate--CoA ligase, whose translation MATTQPPADAATIENLLVEDRTFPPPPAFTARAIANDPDIYARTATDEGFEAFWAEESRRIDWIAPWRQVLQWDPPFAEWFVGGKLNVSANCLDRHVANGLGAKVAYYWEGEPGDQRTITYAELLADTCQMANALRELGVRKGDRVAIYMPMIPELPVAMLACARIGAPHSVVFGGFSADALAGRLDDAQCTTVITADGGYRKGATVPLKDNADDAMGRSPSVKHCIVVRRTAQDVAWQDGRDHWYHELVARQPTTAEPEVMDAEDLLYLLYTSGTTAKPKGIMHTTAGYLVGTASTHRYIFDIQPDDVYWCMADIGWVTGHSYIVYGPLANATTGVIYEGAIDFPDKDRWAQIAARHGVTILYTAPTAIRALMKYGASAFEHDDLSALRLLGSVGEPINPEAWAWYWQHIGGGRCPIVDTWWQTETGMILITPLPGITTLKPGSATFPFPGVKADVVDEAGNSVPLGGGGYLVLDRPWPAMLRGIYGDPERYRQTYWTRYPGRYFAGDGCKRDGEGYFWLLGRVDDVMNVSGHRISTTEVESALVSHPSVAEAAVVGRSDPITGQAIFSYVILRVGHEPSEELGEELREHVATVIGKLARPKQVLFTPDLPKTRSGKIMRRLLRDIAEQRVLGDVTTLADAGIVATIREQSGAGEDE comes from the coding sequence ATGGCCACGACCCAGCCACCGGCCGACGCCGCGACCATCGAGAACCTCCTCGTCGAGGACCGCACCTTCCCGCCGCCACCGGCTTTCACGGCCCGTGCCATCGCCAACGACCCGGACATCTACGCCCGCACCGCCACCGACGAGGGCTTCGAGGCCTTCTGGGCCGAGGAGTCGCGCCGGATCGACTGGATCGCGCCGTGGCGCCAGGTTCTCCAGTGGGATCCGCCGTTCGCCGAGTGGTTCGTCGGGGGCAAGCTGAACGTCAGCGCCAACTGTCTCGACCGGCACGTGGCCAATGGCCTGGGCGCCAAGGTGGCCTACTACTGGGAAGGCGAGCCGGGGGACCAGCGGACGATCACCTACGCGGAGCTGCTGGCTGACACGTGCCAGATGGCGAATGCCCTCCGCGAGCTCGGGGTGCGCAAGGGCGATCGGGTGGCGATCTACATGCCGATGATCCCCGAGCTGCCGGTGGCGATGCTGGCCTGCGCCCGGATCGGCGCGCCGCACAGCGTCGTCTTCGGCGGCTTCTCGGCCGATGCCCTGGCCGGACGGCTGGATGACGCCCAGTGCACGACGGTCATCACGGCCGATGGCGGCTATCGCAAGGGCGCCACCGTGCCCCTCAAGGACAACGCCGACGACGCGATGGGCCGCTCGCCATCGGTCAAGCACTGCATCGTCGTCCGTCGCACCGCGCAGGACGTGGCATGGCAGGACGGGCGCGACCACTGGTACCACGAACTGGTCGCCCGCCAGCCCACGACCGCCGAGCCGGAGGTCATGGACGCCGAGGACCTGCTGTACCTGCTGTACACCAGCGGCACCACGGCCAAGCCGAAGGGGATCATGCACACCACGGCCGGCTACCTGGTCGGGACGGCCAGCACCCATCGGTACATCTTCGACATCCAGCCCGACGACGTGTACTGGTGCATGGCCGATATCGGCTGGGTGACCGGCCATTCGTACATCGTGTACGGACCCCTGGCCAACGCCACGACCGGTGTCATCTACGAGGGCGCCATCGACTTCCCGGACAAGGACCGATGGGCCCAGATCGCAGCCCGCCACGGGGTCACCATCCTGTACACCGCCCCGACGGCCATCCGGGCCTTGATGAAGTACGGCGCGTCCGCCTTCGAGCACGACGACTTGTCCGCGCTGCGCCTGCTGGGCAGCGTGGGTGAGCCGATCAACCCGGAGGCCTGGGCCTGGTACTGGCAGCACATCGGGGGCGGGCGCTGCCCCATCGTGGACACGTGGTGGCAGACCGAGACCGGGATGATCCTCATCACCCCGCTGCCCGGGATCACGACCCTCAAGCCGGGGAGCGCCACCTTCCCGTTCCCGGGCGTCAAGGCCGACGTGGTGGATGAGGCGGGGAATTCCGTGCCCCTGGGCGGTGGCGGCTACCTGGTCCTGGATCGCCCGTGGCCGGCCATGCTGCGTGGCATCTACGGCGACCCGGAACGCTACCGCCAGACGTACTGGACCCGCTACCCGGGCCGCTACTTCGCCGGCGACGGATGCAAGCGCGACGGCGAGGGCTACTTCTGGCTGCTGGGCCGGGTGGACGACGTCATGAACGTGAGCGGCCATCGGATCAGCACCACCGAAGTGGAATCGGCCCTCGTCTCCCACCCGTCCGTGGCCGAGGCCGCGGTCGTGGGCCGCTCCGACCCGATCACCGGCCAGGCCATCTTCAGCTACGTCATCCTGCGCGTCGGCCATGAGCCGTCCGAGGAGCTGGGCGAGGAGCTGCGCGAGCACGTGGCCACCGTGATCGGCAAGCTGGCGCGACCCAAGCAGGTGCTGTTCACCCCGGACCTGCCGAAGACCCGATCGGGCAAGATCATGCGCCGCCTGCTGCGCGACATCGCCGAGCAGCGGGTCCTGGGGGACGTCACGACCCTCGCCGACGCGGGAATCGTGGCCACCATCCGCGAGCAGTCGGGGGCCGGCGAGGACGAGTAG
- a CDS encoding MFS transporter → MSGPAPRPNLTLGLLALAHSLIHMQSALMPLVYIAVIDEFGLNEAAIGLFIAVTTAVGGGMQLSYGLLTRYVARPVLIGVGQIVFGLSLVLAGLASTVGQLLAAISAARIGASPQHPVGNGILADAYPAERRGFAISTHIAGGNVGTVLVPFIGGALLAAVGWNTTLLLFGLPPLLVGVLVLWFIREDHQAYRREARASGSWIGQVREVLGRGDLMRILGAAVVSAGGRGLDIAAPFLLLYFRGPLGIDDDTVLWLYALLLVGAVVGPVLAGILSDRYGRRRTLIVYYLLSAVGILAVVLAGGNLLFLAPLLLPFGTAVFSEGPVLQAFMADRAVGPLRDVAFSIYFTAAFGIGALWAIVIGTIVAGVGYAPAFVVMAASYVAGAILISSVRDRPPSADG, encoded by the coding sequence GTGAGCGGTCCCGCCCCCCGTCCCAATTTGACCCTGGGCCTGCTGGCGCTCGCCCACTCCCTGATTCACATGCAGTCCGCCCTCATGCCGCTGGTGTACATCGCGGTCATCGACGAGTTCGGGCTCAACGAGGCGGCCATCGGCCTCTTCATCGCGGTCACCACCGCGGTCGGCGGTGGCATGCAGCTGTCATATGGGCTGCTGACCCGGTACGTGGCACGCCCCGTCCTGATCGGGGTCGGACAGATCGTCTTCGGCCTCAGCCTGGTCCTGGCGGGGCTGGCGTCGACCGTCGGGCAGCTGCTGGCGGCCATCAGCGCGGCGCGGATCGGGGCCAGCCCCCAGCACCCGGTCGGGAACGGCATCCTGGCCGATGCCTACCCCGCCGAACGGCGCGGGTTCGCGATCAGCACCCACATCGCGGGCGGCAACGTGGGAACCGTGCTTGTGCCGTTCATCGGCGGAGCGCTGCTGGCCGCGGTGGGGTGGAATACCACGCTCCTGCTGTTCGGGCTCCCGCCGCTGCTGGTCGGCGTGCTGGTCCTGTGGTTCATCCGCGAGGACCACCAGGCCTACCGGCGCGAGGCGCGGGCCTCGGGGAGCTGGATTGGACAGGTGCGCGAGGTCCTGGGCCGCGGCGACCTGATGCGGATCCTGGGCGCGGCGGTGGTGTCCGCCGGCGGGCGTGGGTTGGACATCGCGGCGCCGTTTCTGCTTCTGTACTTCCGAGGTCCGCTGGGGATCGACGATGACACGGTCCTGTGGCTGTACGCCCTGCTCCTGGTGGGCGCAGTGGTGGGCCCGGTCCTGGCCGGCATCCTGTCTGACCGATACGGGCGGCGGCGGACGCTGATCGTGTACTACCTCCTGTCGGCGGTGGGGATCCTGGCCGTGGTCCTGGCCGGCGGGAACCTGCTGTTCCTGGCCCCGCTGCTGCTCCCCTTCGGGACGGCAGTCTTCAGCGAGGGACCGGTCCTGCAGGCCTTCATGGCCGATCGGGCCGTGGGCCCGTTGCGCGACGTGGCGTTCTCGATCTATTTCACCGCCGCGTTTGGGATTGGCGCGCTGTGGGCCATCGTCATCGGCACAATCGTGGCCGGGGTGGGCTATGCCCCGGCCTTCGTGGTGATGGCCGCGTCCTATGTTGCCGGGGCCATCCTCATCTCCTCCGTCCGCGACCGCCCGCCGAGCGCGGACGGCTAG
- a CDS encoding MFS transporter, producing MGRGFGALRHTNFRLYWSGQVVSLIGTWMQSVSQPWLVLELGGSAFQVGTVIALQFAPALFLAPIGGVLADRFDKRGLLLLTQVFAMLQAATLFGLTFSGVVEIWHIQVLALILGVTSAFDMPVRQSFVAEVVPREDLLQAIALNSASFNLARVVGPAIAGVALAVFGSAFNFGVNTLTYTAVLGCLLLIDGTTLHRVPVPLVRPSIRFSLAEGVRYAVGNPNVLWLLVLLGGMSIFAMNFQVLLPLFARFTLGLDATGFGALFAVMGIGSLGGSLVLAFMGDRRPRLRLILGGGVAFLAAEVVLGLVRVPAIAYPVVALVGLFSMLMVNTINASVQRSVPDALRGRVMALYVTVFAGSGPLGGLFAGGVAQLLGPPAGFVLGAVLASIFLVLAAWGLGVFRSDIQRPFGVPAE from the coding sequence ATGGGCCGCGGCTTCGGAGCGCTGCGGCATACGAACTTCCGGCTCTACTGGTCCGGCCAGGTGGTCAGCCTGATCGGGACCTGGATGCAGAGCGTCTCACAGCCGTGGCTCGTCCTGGAGCTGGGCGGATCGGCCTTCCAGGTGGGAACCGTCATCGCCCTCCAGTTCGCGCCGGCGCTGTTCCTGGCCCCGATCGGCGGGGTCCTGGCCGATCGGTTCGACAAGCGCGGCCTGCTGCTCCTCACCCAGGTCTTTGCCATGCTCCAGGCCGCCACCCTGTTCGGGCTCACGTTCAGTGGCGTGGTCGAGATCTGGCACATCCAGGTCCTGGCACTGATCCTGGGCGTGACCAGCGCCTTTGACATGCCGGTGCGTCAGTCGTTCGTGGCCGAGGTCGTGCCGCGTGAGGACCTGCTGCAGGCCATCGCCCTGAACAGCGCATCGTTCAACCTGGCGCGCGTGGTAGGGCCCGCGATCGCCGGCGTCGCCCTGGCCGTGTTCGGCAGCGCCTTCAACTTCGGGGTCAACACTCTGACCTACACCGCGGTCCTGGGTTGCCTGCTGCTGATCGACGGTACGACCCTGCACCGTGTGCCGGTCCCATTGGTCCGGCCCAGCATCCGGTTCAGCCTGGCCGAGGGCGTGCGCTACGCGGTCGGCAACCCGAACGTGCTGTGGCTGCTGGTCCTGTTGGGCGGGATGAGCATCTTCGCCATGAACTTCCAGGTCCTGCTCCCGCTCTTTGCGCGCTTCACGCTGGGGCTGGACGCCACCGGCTTTGGGGCCCTGTTTGCGGTGATGGGCATCGGGTCGCTGGGTGGCTCGCTGGTGCTGGCCTTCATGGGCGATCGCCGTCCGCGGCTGCGGTTGATCCTGGGCGGCGGCGTGGCGTTCCTGGCCGCGGAGGTCGTCCTGGGGCTGGTCCGCGTGCCGGCCATCGCCTACCCGGTGGTGGCCCTGGTCGGGCTGTTCTCGATGCTCATGGTCAACACCATCAACGCCTCGGTCCAGCGCTCCGTGCCCGACGCGCTGCGGGGTCGGGTGATGGCCCTGTACGTCACGGTATTCGCCGGTTCGGGACCCCTCGGCGGGCTCTTCGCGGGCGGGGTGGCCCAGCTGTTGGGGCCACCGGCCGGATTCGTCCTGGGCGCCGTGTTGGCGTCCATCTTCCTGGTCCTGGCCGCCTGGGGCCTGGGTGTGTTCCGCTCAGACATACAGCGGCCGTTTGGCGTGCCGGCCGAGTGA
- a CDS encoding DUF885 domain-containing protein translates to MEFRALVDELLAEYFRLHPVHATDIGHHQYDGLWPDMTDAGRAGRLAFAEGALERLRAIDPTTLSRDDRIDHRILVGAADAMRFSEGTLQEERWNPLVFVYLFGNGLFALLARPFAPLPERLRSGAARLRGLPAAIEAARATLSQPGERPVAQFHTEKAIERLPGIVNLADSLVAETGKIEDSAVQAELRAELEAAAADAKTALDAFGAWLRDELLPNATGDFRLGTALYRSKFRHALRVEMEPSELRERALGAFEAVRSEMQRLARELWPTWKGKEPMPDNPDVAVRAVLDAIAADHPAADELLEYCRAENERIEAFCREIGLIGLADEPLEIMWTPEFMRSFGGAMLIPPGPLDRGLSSFFAITPMPDDWTDEQRASYLREDNARMLRLLTIHEAVPGHYLQLAYSNRCPSLVRAIFQSGVFAEGWAVYVTQVMMDVGYGADDPALMLVHWKFYLRAITNTMMDIAIHTGAMEREEAMKLMVEQGFQEESEAAAKWDRARLSSTQLCEYFLGYTEITELEREARRRAQAEGTSFRWRPFLESVLAHGTPPTPVIRDILFGGA, encoded by the coding sequence ATGGAATTCCGCGCCCTGGTTGACGAGCTTCTGGCCGAGTACTTCCGCCTGCATCCGGTGCATGCCACCGACATCGGGCACCACCAGTACGACGGCCTGTGGCCGGACATGACCGATGCCGGGCGGGCGGGCCGGCTGGCGTTCGCCGAAGGGGCGCTGGAGCGTCTGCGCGCCATCGATCCGACCACCCTGTCGCGGGACGACCGCATCGACCACCGGATCCTGGTCGGCGCGGCTGACGCGATGCGCTTCAGCGAGGGGACGCTCCAGGAGGAGCGTTGGAACCCGCTGGTCTTCGTCTACCTGTTCGGGAACGGCCTGTTCGCGCTCCTGGCACGGCCGTTCGCGCCACTCCCCGAGCGGCTGCGCAGCGGCGCTGCGCGGCTGCGCGGGTTGCCGGCGGCGATCGAGGCCGCGCGCGCCACGCTGTCCCAGCCCGGGGAGCGCCCGGTGGCCCAGTTCCACACCGAGAAGGCCATCGAGCGCCTGCCCGGCATCGTCAACCTGGCCGACTCCCTGGTCGCCGAGACGGGCAAGATCGAGGACTCCGCCGTCCAGGCCGAGCTCCGCGCCGAGCTGGAGGCGGCCGCCGCGGACGCCAAGACGGCACTCGACGCATTCGGGGCCTGGCTCCGCGACGAGCTGCTGCCAAACGCGACCGGGGATTTCCGGTTGGGAACGGCGCTGTACCGGTCCAAGTTCCGGCACGCGCTGCGGGTCGAGATGGAGCCGTCCGAGCTGCGCGAGCGGGCGCTGGGGGCCTTCGAGGCGGTGCGGTCCGAGATGCAGCGCCTGGCCCGCGAACTGTGGCCGACGTGGAAGGGCAAGGAGCCCATGCCGGACAACCCCGACGTCGCAGTCCGCGCCGTCCTGGATGCCATCGCCGCGGACCACCCGGCCGCCGACGAGCTGCTCGAGTACTGCCGCGCCGAGAACGAGCGGATCGAGGCCTTCTGCCGCGAGATCGGGCTCATCGGCCTGGCGGACGAACCGTTGGAGATCATGTGGACCCCCGAGTTCATGCGCTCCTTCGGAGGCGCCATGCTGATTCCGCCCGGGCCGCTGGACCGCGGGCTGTCCAGCTTCTTCGCCATCACGCCCATGCCCGACGACTGGACCGATGAGCAGCGCGCGTCGTACCTGCGCGAGGACAACGCCCGGATGCTTCGCCTGCTCACCATCCACGAGGCGGTGCCGGGCCACTACCTCCAGCTGGCGTACTCGAACCGATGCCCCTCGCTGGTGCGGGCCATCTTCCAGTCCGGCGTCTTCGCCGAGGGATGGGCGGTGTACGTGACCCAGGTCATGATGGACGTCGGCTACGGGGCCGACGACCCGGCCCTCATGCTGGTCCACTGGAAGTTCTACCTGCGGGCCATCACCAACACGATGATGGACATCGCCATCCACACCGGCGCCATGGAGCGCGAGGAGGCGATGAAGCTCATGGTCGAACAGGGATTCCAGGAGGAGTCCGAGGCGGCCGCCAAGTGGGATCGGGCCCGCCTGTCGAGCACCCAGCTGTGCGAGTACTTCCTGGGCTACACCGAGATCACTGAACTCGAGCGCGAGGCGCGGCGGCGGGCGCAGGCCGAGGGCACCTCCTTCCGCTGGCGCCCCTTCCTGGAGTCCGTGCTGGCCCATGGCACGCCGCCCACGCCGGTAATCCGCGACATCCTGTTCGGAGGCGCCTGA